The window tatattgaaaagctattgatttttgtttgttgattttgtaAGAAGGTTGTATATCATAGCCAAATTGGTTTTATCACATGAATGCAAGGATAGTTTAACATACACAAAACAATAAGTAATGCATCACATAAGTAGAATTAAAGACAAAATCACTTAGTCATCACAATAGTTACAGAGAAAGCCTTTGACCAAATTCAGAACCCATTCGTGATAAAATATACTGAAGAAACCAGGGGTAGAAGGAACCTACCTACACatcataaaaactatatataaaagtctcaaagccaacatcataataaatggggaaaaactgaaagcactttctttaaaatctggaaaaagacaagaatgtccactctcaccactcctattcaatatagtactagaaattctgGTTGGAATAATtaagcaggaaaaagaaataaaaagaataaaaataggaaagataaaagtcaaattatatttcattgcaGATGATATAACCCAATATAAAAAGATCCAAAAAGCTCGACCAAAAGACTGaactaataaacaaaattttcttcatatttctaaGTGTATACATGACAAGATTCAGCTCAAGAGTGATGATTTAAAATACAGTTAGGTATTTGTCCTAAGCAAATGTACAGGAGGTCTGTAATCAGAGGAATATGCCAGGTTCCAAAATctgctgggcatgtagctcagaggtagagtattGTCAAGCATGAGTGAGGTTCCAGTCACAGAGTGGGTTCCATTGAGTGGCCTTAACTGACTGaatcacaaacaaaacaaaacaagaggacTGTATTAGTTACCTTTCCTTTGCTGTTACAAAATAACTAACATGAACAGGTTCTAGggagcttattttggctcatggtttcataggtttGGATTCATGGTCACTTAGTCACGTTGCTTTGGACCTGAGGCAGGAGTGCATGATGGAGGaagcctgttcacctcatggcaacgGATAAATGTGAAAATTGCCATTAGGAAGTTTCAGGGAAAAAAGGAGAACTGTGGGATGGGAATATGATATATTTCTGACTGTTGTCTTTCTTAGAGCGGATTTTAATTAGTGTATGGTTTTCAAGAATGATAGTAACAAATATAAGAACTTAATGTTAGTGATGAGTTAATTCTTCTTAGTAACCAAGACTCCCTGGTATCTTGGTGTAATGGTCCAAGAATAGAGGTCTGATAGTCTTGCTGAACCTCATGGAACTTGGTGGATCCTTGATATGCCATAATAAATGGGTTTGGGTAACTGGAAACTCAaaccaaatatgaataaaaaagagATATTGTGACAATTTTTTGTAAGCTAAAATCATATTCttgctttcttcccttcattcctccctccattcatagttattttatacatttatggggtacagtgtggtaTTTTAATCCATGTATACAATGTGTgattttgggtagtatggccatttaataatattaattctgcctatccatgtgCCTATCCATTTAGCCTATCTACCGTGCCATAGAACAGAGTTATTTATGCTATCCACCTGCACTCCTAAACAGAGACAATTGCAACAAATGTTCTGTAGGTTCAAAtcacattttcttcctcctttctccccttctttccttccttctacctGTGCTCAACGTCCCTTATGATAACAGCTTGTATTTCATATAAAAGTAAACCATACATAGGAATTATTAGGGCATATTGGGGCATAAGATTACAAATCTGATTATCTCTTACAATGTAGACAAGAgtatcattatatttttcaatttttatgactCTTGGCACCTAGTACCATCGCCATGTGATTATGGTCACCAGAAAAGTCCCTGGAgccttttcagttcttttgacaTGTTGGCACATAAGGTGGAATTGGGACCTCTCACAATGTCCAACAttgataaacaaaaacaacataaaaatggcATAGATTGTACCTATCAATCAGGAAAGATGAAGTCAAATTTATTcagaaaaaggaattttttagCTTTATTCAGAAGTAAAAATTACAGAATGTTGGACAATAATTACTGCCCTAATTAGAGCATTTAGGGGAGGGCTATGCTGTCCATGTGTTTTCATTCTAGAACCATGCCCCTTATGTTAACTGGCCATggcacatttatttcttttaatgcttGTTAATATTTCTTGTTGAAGGGATATGAGAGTCTGGGTCTATGCTGTTGCTTCACCTATTGGGATCTCCATGTCACGTACCCTCTCACATCATTGTGAACAATTTAGAGAGTATCACAGAATTGACCAATTTTGGAATTCCACGGAGTGGCACTGCGTTTGCACTGCATCCACCAACCTTTTCTGAGGATCAGGTGAAATGCATGCATCTTCCCTGGAAGAGTGATGCAGCATCCTGGGTGTGCTAGAGGCCTTGAagatctttccctttctcctataGGCACTAGTTCAGAATGTAGGTGAGTGGTGGTTGTAAGGCCCCAGGAAATCTTCATTTTCCTTGGAGTCTCCGCTAATCATACCCATGGATGGCCATTATTAATCCCTGAAGAAATGCTGCTTGTTCTACCTGAAATGACTTCACCTTCCTTTTCCATATGCAAAATTCTATACATTTTTCAGtctgtattagtcaactttccaCTGCTATGATCAAAGTGCCTGATAatgacttagaggaggaaattttattttgagctcatggtttcaggggtctcagtctaTGGTCAACTAACTCATTCCATTGtcctgggcccaagatgaggcagatcatcatggcagaagggcctggCAGAGAAAAATTGTTCCCCATGTGGCaaacaggaagaggagagagagacacatAGAAAAGAAGGAATCAGGGACAAATATTATTCAGCCCACAGTGACTTATTTCTTCCAGCTACAACAGATGTGCTTACAGTTGCCACCCATTAGTCCAttgaaattattaatccataaaatgtattaatccactaatgaggttatagctctcataatctagtcatttcacctctgaacattgctataTCATCTGTTACATCAATAGATTACttaagtaaatgagaacattttcctagtgtcaatatagaaaaaaatttccaatatACACTGTTATGTCTATAAAGCAAATTTCATATCTCTTTATATAGCATGTTATTATTCACATAAAAGGTAGAGATATAGAAACCACCTATTATACATGCATTTGCTCAAAGAAACTGTGAAAAAATATAGGAAACTAAGAAAAGTAGGACAAGGaaaggaggaatgggaaaaagaatgaaaagaaacttttcaCTTGTGTACCTGctcattttgtttattcttcaaaCCTTATGAGTATATTACCTGGGCACTaattaaattaaagaattaagtaattttaaggtaaaatatgaatttaattagTGGCATAGGATATTGTAAATGCAAAActaatggaataaataaataaaatatagaattatacctTACAAAACTGTAAGCttataaacattgaaaataagACTCAAAACCAAAGATGAGAACACttatccccaccaaaaaaaatcaaagaatgcaAATTATACAATAAGTTTTCCCCTAATTTGCAAAACATTTTACACtgtattgtaaaataatttgacttacagaaatgttgaaaagtagaaagaattcCTACTTCCCTTATTCCAAATTCCCCAAATATTAgtatttctccatattttcattatccttcattctaaacaaataaaaatatacagacaAAGGCATAGATAGAATATTTCTCATACAATGGAAATAGGGAGAAGTAGGTTAGAGAATACAAATTTGTAGCTCTAAAAGATAGGTCTCCAAAGCTAATGTAGAGCCTGGGAACTACATCCAACAATGTTATATTTTCTAATGAGAAATTGCTTAGAGTGAAAACTTTAGGTAAACTTATCACCAAAAAATGCTAACTATAGAAAGTGATGGATATTTTAATTCACTTCACAGTATACAAatcatttcattatgtatatacatcAAACAGCATGTAGAAATccttaaatatatgcaataaaaataacaatatttttctaaactttctgAAAGCTACCAACAACATGCCCTTTTATCTCTAGTTAATAAATGAATCATCCAACAGTCAAGGACATTTTCTGACATAGCAAAACATAAGTTTCAAAATcagcaaattaatatttatacaattatAATGGCTCATTTACAGAGTTTTGCCCCGATATCATCCTTTAATACAGAATCCCACATTGCATTCAGTTGTCATCAATGTTTAAACTGCAATAATTAAGCCTTTTCCTTCACATGTTAGAAGAGTGAAGAGCAGTAATGTTACAGAATTCCCCTTAATTCAGGTTTCccttattctcttttttcttgatcATACTCAGTTTTGTGGTTTTGGTAGAAATACTATCGTCATGATGCTTATCCCAACAGTGAATCACATCAGGAGACATATGGCACTGACTTATGCCACTCCTAGTGATGTTAACCTTGGGAAATGGTGAAAAGGGGGcagtgaagttttatttttatccacttGAAATTAATAACTGTCTTGGTGggagattcttttttattaattaaaatgttatttatggatgaacaaatatttaatgacagAGTTGAATGTTGTAAAAAGCACTTTCAAAAGATAGCTGATTCAATTTAATGCTGTGCATCAAGTGTCTTTACGATCAATTACACAGTAAATTCACTACAATAAATGAGTCtaaaataaaagcagcaataGAGGTACATATTCCTACTCAAGAATATTTACCACAATATCATagaagtagtaaaaaaaaatgaaagacaactTAAAATGGCTAGGTAGGTTATGGAATGTCCATAAGGAATtacaaacaattaaaatgaaatttttgaagatggagaaaagatagaataCCACTAATATATCCTGTGACCTTTCCTCCTACATAGTATGCCCATGCAGTTTGGATCCCAGTATCATTATAAATCCAAGGACCAGTACCAAGGCTCAGCCTCTATGTCCCACCTAGTTTCATTGCCCTGGTCCACAGCCTCTTCATGGCCTTCTTCACCTCAGCATTCCTCAGGGAGTAGATGACAGGGTTGAGGAGTGGGGTCACCACTGTGTAGAACACGGCTACCATCTTGTCTGCAGGCAGAGTGGTCGAAGGCCTCAGATAGATGAAGACACCGGGTACAAAGAACAACATGAGCACGGTGATGTGGGACCCACAGGTGGAGAGGGCTTTGCGCCGCCCCTCAGAGCTCCGAGTCCTCAGATGAAGCAATATGACCGTATAGGATGTCAAAAGGACTGAAAGACTGATTACATTCAAGGTTCCGCCATTAGCAACAATCATCAAACCAATGAGGAAAGTGTCTGAGCAGGGAAGTTCAAGTAGGGGAAGAACATCACAGAAATAGTGGTCAATCACATTGGGACCACAGAAGGGCAGTTGGAAGATGAGAAGGACCTGGGCAAAGGAATGCACAAAGCCCCCCACCCATGCCATTCCCACCAGGACCATACACATCTGCCAGTTCATGATGGTGGTGTAGTTGaggggcttgcagatggccacataacggtcataggccatcactgtGAGCAGGATGATCTCAACTCCCCCAAAGAAGTGCAGGAAGAAAAGCTGTGTAATGCAGCCCCACCAAGGTATGGTTTTCCTCTCAGCCAGCAGATCTGAGATGAGTCTGGGGACTATAGTGGAGGAGTAGCAGATCTCCACGAAGGACAGGTagctgaggaagaagtacatgggggatCCCAGACTTCTGCTGGTCAGGACAGTGAGCACAATGAGGGAATTCCCCAGGATAATCGCCACGTACAAGAgcagaaaaatcacaaagcaaACTCTCTGCACCTCCTGATTGGGAGACAGTCCTAAGAAAATAAACTCAGTCACATTGTATGTATTAGCCATGAGGTCACCATTGAGAGGCAGAAATTTGTGTGGTGTTACCTGAAATGATATAAAACCACAGACTTCTTCATGAAGTGGGTGAGTTACACAGAGACACTTGCCTGTGTCAGAGGCTTATGACCATGGTATTAAAAAGTGTGGAGGAGTTAGTAAAGTGTAGAAGGGAAGAGCATCCCAGGAATGGAGACAGCAACTGTAAATGCATCATACGTGGctggaataaaggaaagaatagcAACAAATAAAAGTGTAGAGAGAGACTAGTACAGGTTAATAAAGAACTATtaagatcatcatcatcatcacatcaTTATCACCAAGGCTATCCTGCTCCATGCTGGACTTTGTCCAAGCTGTAGCTGAGGTCAACATGGTCTCATTCAGGAAGACCCCAGAGCTCCTGAGCCTGGGAGCCTGAGGACTTGCACTCACACCACAAAGATTCCTTTCtttctggctggggttgtggctcagtggtagagcgcttatctagcatgcaagaggcaatgggttcaatccccagcaccacctaaaaataaataaataaataaataaacaaaaaactaaaggtattgtgtccatctacaactaaaaaaaaatattttaaaataacattatggGTTTTATTCTACAAAATATAGGGATTCATCAAGTATATTTGTCACTTGGAAAGTAAAATCATTTTGTATTCAGAAGTTGTACTAGTGGAAACAGCAAAGGAGTGGTTAACCTATTAAAAGTCAGTAAGTCATTGGACAACGTGGGGCAGACAGGGTGTTCCTGTGTCTATGTAATAGAgctttgcatatttttaattatccttTAACTGAAACTTTCTTACatcattcttctctttcttgtttcctaAAATTGGTTTCCAAAACAGTGTTCTCAACCTGTCCACATGCCCTCAGAGGCTTCAGAAGAGATGTCCTTTGGTGCACCCCCAAGACAACCAATTTCTCTGAATCCTTATTTCTGTCTCACAGCCTATTTCTTATCCTCTAAACTTCGTCTCTGTGTGACCTTATTGCTTTCTTAGGATCCATTCAGTACATACCCAATTTTCCTCTTTACCagcatt is drawn from Urocitellus parryii isolate mUroPar1 chromosome 4, mUroPar1.hap1, whole genome shotgun sequence and contains these coding sequences:
- the LOC144254231 gene encoding olfactory receptor 4X2-like yields the protein MANTYNVTEFIFLGLSPNQEVQRVCFVIFLLLYVAIILGNSLIVLTVLTSRSLGSPMYFFLSYLSFVEICYSSTIVPRLISDLLAERKTIPWWGCITQLFFLHFFGGVEIILLTVMAYDRYVAICKPLNYTTIMNWQMCMVLVGMAWVGGFVHSFAQVLLIFQLPFCGPNVIDHYFCDVLPLLELPCSDTFLIGLMIVANGGTLNVISLSVLLTSYTVILLHLRTRSSEGRRKALSTCGSHITVLMLFFVPGVFIYLRPSTTLPADKMVAVFYTVVTPLLNPVIYSLRNAEVKKAMKRLWTRKDNSQKYIIFPSHSSPFFPETS